One genomic region from Athalia rosae chromosome 3, iyAthRosa1.1, whole genome shotgun sequence encodes:
- the LOC125500212 gene encoding uncharacterized protein LOC125500212 — translation MLGLQAQGGDTVGISGENEGGIICRRILVLVLVLHSWTKKIEILNSAPHVRRHTDVETPGFGPFTRRTATTTHVDIVARENSASIQTRSEKIEENWSNVSWTEK, via the exons ATGCTAG GATTACAGGCGCAAGGTGGTGATACCGTAGGGATCTCCGGGGAGAACGAGGGAGGCATCATCTGCCGTCGgatcctcgtcctcgtcctcgtcctccaCTCGTGgacaaagaaaatcgaaattctcAACTCCGCGCCGCATGTGCGGCGGCACACGGACGTGGAAACACCTGGTTTCGGGCCATTTACACGGCGTACGGCAACAACGACACAcgtggatatag TGGCTAGGGAGAATTCGGCATCGATTCAAACTCGATCGGAGAAGATCGAGGAAAACTGGAGCAACGTGTCGTggacggaaaaataa